In Crinalium epipsammum PCC 9333, the genomic window TAAGGCTGAAGTTATAGTTGTTACGCAACATAACTTTTATTATTCGTTAGCTTTACTTTCTGAGTATTACCGCCTAAAAATTAAAACTAATTCTTCTAATCAAGTTGACTTAGAGAAATATTTAGAACAAGTTAGAAAAAATCAAGAAAAAATGAAATACTGGGCGGAACATTGCCCAGAAAACTTTCAGCACAAGTATGATTTAGTTGAAGCAGAAAAGGCGAAAGTATTAGGGGAAAAAGAAAAAACGATACCTTCGGTAAGCTATGCTAGCGCACTTTATGAGCAAGCTATTAAAGGGGCAAAATTACAAGGCTATATTCAAGAAGAAGCACTGGCATTAGAGTTAGCTGGAGAATTCCATTTAAGTTGTGAACATGACCGTCTCGGCAAGTATTATCTGCTAGAAGCTTATTATTGCTATGTTAAATGGGGAGCAATTGCTAAAGCTAAACACTTAGAGATTCAATACCCAGACTTAATACCGCCATCCGAAAAAATTACAAAATCAAAAAGCTTTAATACAACTTTATCTAGTAGTAGTAGTGCCGATATTCTTGATTTAACGACAGTAATTAAAGCCTCTCAAACGATAGCTGGTGAAATAGTTTTAGATAAGCTTTTAGAAAAATTAATGAAAATTATAATTGAGAATGCTGGCGCTCAAACTGGCTTTTTCATTCTTAAGAATGAATTTCAAGCTTTTATTGAAGCAAGATTAGTTTCGGAAGAAAATCAAGTAATAGTTCGTCAATCTCCTCTATCGGAAAATACTAAACTATTACCTCTATCGGTAATAAACTTTGTTGAAAGAACTAAGGAAGATGTAATTTTAATCAATGCTTCCTCTTCTACACAGTTTAATAACGATGCTTATATTACCGAAAATCAACCGCTATCAGTATTATGTACACCCATTATTCATCAAAACCAACTACTCGGCATTCTTTATCTAGAAAATAATCTGATTACTGGAGTATTTACTACAGAAAGAGTCGGATTATTAAAAATATTATCGGCTCAAGCAGCAATATCTCTACAAAATGCCTTACTTTATCGAGTAGCAGAACAAAAAGCAATTTTAGAAAAAGCGAAAGTAGCAGCAGAAGCAGCCAACCAAGCTAAAAGTGAATTTTTAGCCATGATTTCCCATGAAATTCGTACCCCGATGAATGCGATAGTGGGAATGTCACAGTTACTTTTAAATACAACACTCCAACCTCAACAAAAAGCTTTTGTTAATACTATTAGCACTAGCTCGGAATCTTTACTGACAATTTTAAATGACATTTTAGATTTATCTAAAATTGAGTCTGGGAAACTAGAGTTAGAACAACAATCTTTTAATTTATATCGTTGTATAGAAGAATCCCTGGCTTTACTAACTCCCAAAGTTATAGAAAAAGGTTTAAAACTTACTTATTCAATAGATCCACCAACTCCTGAAAATTTACACGGAGATAGTACTCGCCTTCGTCAAGTGTTATTAAATCTCTTGAGCAATGCTATTAAATTTACGCAAACTGGCGGAATTAATCTCGCTGTAACTGCGGAAAAATTAGCTAGAGAAACAAATAATGAGTCAGTTTATGAAATTCAATTTGCCATTAAAGATACAGGTATAGGTATTCCTTTAGACCGGATTCAGCAATTATTTAATCCTTTCACTCAAGTAGATGCTTCTATTAGTCGTCGTTACGGCGGAACTGGACTAGGACTTGCTATTTGTAAAAAATTAGTAGAAATGATGGGAGGGAAAATTTCGGTTGAGAGTGAATTAGGACATGGTTCAACATTTTATTTCACAATTATTGCTACCGCAGCTAGCCAGGAATTTGCTCTATCAACAGAGGAATCGAATGGAAAAATCCCTCACCTTGCTCAAGAAGTACCTTTAAAGATTTTATTAGCAGAAGACAATAAAGTTAATCAACAAGTTGCTCTACTAACCTTTGAAGCATTGGGATATCAAATTCAGATAGTGAATCATGGATTGGAGGCACTACAAGAACTACAGCAACAAAATTATGATGTAGTGTTCATGGATATACAGATGCCAGAAATGGATGGGATTACTGCTACAAGTTATATTAATCAAGAGTGGTCTAGTGAATCTAGACCTCAAATTATTGCCATGACGGCTTATGTCAATAAAGAAGATAAAGAAAGATGTTTCCAAGCGGGAATGGATGGCTATATTAGTAAACCTATTCGTATAGATGAATTGGTGAAAGTACTAAAACAGTGTTATTTATCAATTAATAAAAATGTAGCTGGGTGTCAACGCTTAACATCTCGCCAAGAATTAGAAGTTTCTCCATCTTCTTCTCTACTCCAGCAGTCTCAAGACACTACTCTAGAGGTTATTGATAGGTATATATTGCAATCACTTCGGCAAATGGCAGGAGCAAATGCTGATGAATTTTTGACTAAAATTATTAATAATTATTTTGAAGTTGCCCCGCAACTGCTAAGTGAGATTGATGCTGCTATAGATACCGCCGATGCTAATAAGTTATTTCAGGCGGCACACGCGCTGCGTTCATCTAGTGCTAATTTAGGTGCGGCAAAACTTTCGGGGATTTGCCAGGAGTTGGAGGCTATTGGGCGTAGTGGTACTACTGTAGGGGCGCAAAGTTTGCGATCGCAACTTAAATCAATGTATCAATTAGTTAAAGACGCTTTGCTCAGAGAGTGTAAAGACTAACAACTAAGAGATAAGCAAATAATCAAAGCATTTAATCCTTGTCATTATCTTTATCTTTGTCTTTGTTGCTACCCTCATCATCATCATCTCCCTGTTGGCGTGATTCATTATCGTCAGAATCTTTTTGGGTAGATCTATTTTCCTGATTTTCTGAACGATTTTCTCCGGATTCTTGCCTTTCTAATCTCGGAGAATTATTATCCTCATTGTTGGGACTACAACCACTGCCAATAATTAATAAGTTTAAGGCGATGAGTGAAATAAAATAAGGATGGCTCTGAATTTTCATAAAATTATTTTATGTAAGGACTGGATCTAAATTTTTTTTGCTGCTAGACTAGATGATTTATCTAATTTAGCACTTTTATTAAAGTAATTTTTCTTAATGTTATGGTTGATTCTTAATCGTGTAATCTACCATTAGGTCGATAAAAAATCAGTTTTTAGGTAGAAAATTTATAATTTTTGTTACAAAATTAAAAATTTTGTATTTAAAGAATAAGTTTTTAAGATTAGCTATCTATCAGGGGTCTGGAAGAAGCAAATGAACGGTATGTATAAATATTTAGTAATTTTTTTAAAATATAGCTTGTATATTGCATAAACCTGGGCAATATAGAGGATAAATAGGTGCGTCACGCCTTTTTTCCTGAATCACAGGCAAGAAAAATGTTTATTATTACCCAGAATGGCAAGTATGGTTATATTGACCATACAGGAAAGATGATCATCGAACCCAAATTTGATTTTGCTTGGAACTTCACAGAAGTACTGGCAAGGGTGATGATTAACAGTAATTTTGCCTATATAGATAAAAGGGGAAATACTGTTATCAATCCCCAATATGATGATGCTGTGGACTTCAAAGAAGGACTAGCACGGGTGAGAGTTGGCAGCAAGTGGGGTTATATTGGTCAAGCTGGAAATATTGTAATCAAGCCCCAATTTGATCTAGCTGAGGACTTTTCCGAAGGACTAGCAGGGGTGCGTATTGGCAAAAAGTTGGGTTATGTCAATCCAACTGGTGCTATTGCGATCGAGCCACAGTTCGATCTAGGTTGGAACTTCTCCGAAGGGCTGGCACGAGTTAAGGTTGGCAGCAAGTGGGGTTACATTGATAAAAGTGGAAATATGGCGATCGCTCCCCAATTTGATGATGCTGTCAACTTTAATGAGGATCTGGCAAGAGTCAAAATCGCAGATAAGTGGGGTTATATAGATAAGAAAGGCAATTTCAAAATCAAACCAGATTTTTCTAGGGCAGAAGACTTCTCGGCAGGAATTGCAGCAGTGAAGATTGACAAAAAGTGGGGTTACATTAACTTATCTGCTGCTACTATGATCGAACCTCAGTTTGATCAAGCTTCTAAATTCTGTGAAAATCTGGCAAGTGTGAAAACTGGCGATAAGTTCGGCTATATCGACATCACGGGAAATCTTCAAATTAGACCGATGTTTGATAATGCTGAGGATTTTTCATCTGGTGTTGCCAGAATCAGGATGGCTGACAAGTCTGGATATATTGATAAGAGAGGCAATTTTATTTG contains:
- a CDS encoding WG repeat-containing protein, which translates into the protein MRHAFFPESQARKMFIITQNGKYGYIDHTGKMIIEPKFDFAWNFTEVLARVMINSNFAYIDKRGNTVINPQYDDAVDFKEGLARVRVGSKWGYIGQAGNIVIKPQFDLAEDFSEGLAGVRIGKKLGYVNPTGAIAIEPQFDLGWNFSEGLARVKVGSKWGYIDKSGNMAIAPQFDDAVNFNEDLARVKIADKWGYIDKKGNFKIKPDFSRAEDFSAGIAAVKIDKKWGYINLSAATMIEPQFDQASKFCENLASVKTGDKFGYIDITGNLQIRPMFDNAEDFSSGVARIRMADKSGYIDKRGNFIWNPSN